The Glycine soja cultivar W05 chromosome 8, ASM419377v2, whole genome shotgun sequence genome has a window encoding:
- the LOC114422744 gene encoding probable UDP-arabinopyranose mutase 1 produces the protein MASATPLLKDELDIVIPTIRNLDFLEMWRPFFEPYHLIIVQDGDPSKIIKVPEGFDYELYNRNDINRILGPKANCISFKDSACRCFGYMVSKKKYIYTIDDDCFVATDPSGHKINALKQHIENLLCPSTPYFFNTLYEPFREGADFVRGYPFSLREGVPTAVSHGLWLNIPDYDAPTQLVKPLERNTRYVDAILTIPKGTLFPMCGMNLAFDRDLIGAAMYFGLMGDGQPIGRYDDMWAGWCCKVICDHLGLGIKTGLPYIYHSKASNPFVNLRKEYKGIFWQEDIIPFFQSIVLPKEATTVQKCYIELAKQVKEKLSKVDPYFDKLADAMVTWIEAWDELNPAGASVANGKA, from the exons ATGGCATCAGCAACACCCCTTTTGAAAGATGAGCTGGACATCGTGATCCCAACGATCAGGAACCTGGATTTCTTGGAGATGTGGAGGCCATTCTTTGAGCCTTACCATCTCATTATTGTGCAAGATGGAGACCCTTCAAAGATCATCAAGGTCCCTGAAGGCTTTGACTATGAGCTCTACAACCGCAATGACATCAACAGGATCCTTGGCCCCAAGGCCAATTGCATCTCCTTCAAGGACTCTGCATGCCGTTGCTTTGGCTACATGGTCTCCAAGAAGAAGTACATCTACACCATTGATGATGACTGCTTT GTTGCCACTGATCCATCCGGACACAAGATTAATGCACTTAAGCAGCATATAGAAAACCTGCTCTGCCCATCCACACCCTACTTTTTCAACACCCTCTATGAACCTTTCCGAGAAGGTGCAGATTTTGTTCGCGGTTACCCCTTCAGTCTCCGGGAAGGTGTACCAACTGCAGTTTCTCATGGTCTTTGGCTCAACATCCCAGATTACGATGCTCCTACTCAGCTTGTGAAGCCACTTGAGAGGAACACTAG GTATGTGGATGCTATTTTGACCATACCAAAGGGCACTTTGTTTCCCATGTGTGGAATGAACTTGGCCTTTGATCGCGATCTCATAGGAGCAGCAATGTACTTTGGTCTCATGGGTGATGGTCAGCCTATTGGACGCTACGACGACATGTGGGCAGGCTGGTGCTGCAAG GTAATCTGTGATCACTTGGGATTGGGAATCAAGACTGGTCTGCCCTATATCTATCACAGCAAGGCCAGCAACCCATTTGTGAACTTGAGGAAAGAGTACAAAGGCATATTCTGGCAAGAAGACATTATCCCGTTCTTCCAGAGCATTGTTCTTCCTAAAGAAGCTACCACTGTTCAGAAGTGCTACATTGAGCTTGCCAAGCAAGTCAAGGAAAAGCTTTCCAAGGTAGATCCTTACTTTGACAAGTTGGCAGATGCCATGGTCACTTGGATTGAAGCTTGGGATGAGCTTAACCCTGCGGGAGCATCAGTGGCCAATGGCAAAGCGTGA
- the LOC114423881 gene encoding cytochrome P450 85A-like, whose amino-acid sequence MALFIVVLVVVALVLCFCTALLKWNEVRYRRKGLPQGTMGWPVFGETTEFLKQGPNFMKNKRARYGSFFKSHILGCPTIVSMDPELNRYILMNEAKGLVPGYPQSMLDILGTRNIAAVHGSTHKYMRGALLSIISPTLIRDLLLPKIDEFMRTHLSDWENKVINIQEKTKEMAFLSSLKQISGMESSSISQPFMTEFFKLVLGTLSLPINLPGTNYCRGLQARKSIISILSQLLEERKSSQEAHVDMLGCLMNRDENRYKLTDEEIIDLIITIMYSGYETVSTTSMMALKYLHDHPKVLEEIRKEHFAIRERKKPEDPIDGNDLKSMRFTRAVIFETSRLATTVNGVLRKTTHDMELNGYLIPKGWRIYVYTREINYDPFLYHDPLAFNPWRWLGNSLESQSHFLIFGGGTRQCPGKELGIAEISTFLHYFVTRYRWEEVGGGKLMKFPRVVAPNGLHIRVSPY is encoded by the exons ATGGCTTTGTTCATAGtggttcttgttgttgttgcctTGGTGCTCTGTTTTTGCACTGCTCTCTTGAAGTGGAATGAAGTGAGGTATAGGAGGAAAGGTTTGCCTCAAGGCACAATGGGGTGGCCTGTTTTTGGGGAGACAACTGAATTTCTTAAGCAAGGTCCAAACTTCATGAAGAACAAGAGAGCAAG GTATGGCAGTTTTTTCAAATCCCACATCCTGGGGTGTCCTACCATTGTATCCATGGATCCAGAGCTTAATAGATACATACTCATGAATGAAGCAAAAGGGCTTGTTCCAGGGTACCCACAATCCATGTTAGATATTTTAGGCACACGCAATATTGCAGCCGTTCATGGCTCCACTCACAAGTACATGAGAGGAGCACTTCTTTCAATCATTAGCCCCACCTTGATCAGAGACCTGCTTTTACCAAAAATTGATGAGTTCATGAGAACCCACTTGAGTGATTGGGAGAACAAAGTCATTAACATCCAAGAGAAAACTAAAGAG AtggcatttctctcttccctgaAGCAGATTTCTGGTATGGAATCCAGCTCAATTTCTCAACCCTTCATGACCGAGTTTTTTAAACTAGTTTTAGGAACTCTATCTTTGCCTATTAACCTTCCTGGCACAAATTATTGCCGTGGATTGCAG GCAAGAAAGAGTATTATCAGCATTCTTAGTCAGCTGCTAGAGGAAAGGAAATCATCTCAAGAAGCCCACGTAGACATGCTTGGTTGCTTGATGAATAGAGATGAAAATCGATACAAACTAACTGATGAGGAAATCATTGATCTAATTATTACAATTATGTATTCTGGTTATGAAACTGTTTCAACTACATCAATGATGGCACTAAAGTATCTCCATGACCATCCCAAAGTTCTTGAAGAAATAAGA AAAGAGCATTTTGCCATCAGGGAAAGGAAAAAGCCAGAGGATCCAATTGATGGTAATGATCTCAAATCAATGAGGTTTACTCGTGCG GTGATTTTTGAGACCTCGAGATTAGCTACAACAGTTAATGGGGTTCTAAGAAAAACAACTCATGACATGGAACTAAACG GCTATTTGATTCCTAAAGGGTGGAGGATATATGTATATACGAGAGAGATCAATTATGATCCATTTCTGTATCATGATCCACTAGCATTCAACCCATGGAGATGGCTG GGTAACAGTCTTGAGTCACAAAGCCACTTCTTGATATTTGGAGGAGGGACCAGACAATGTCCTGGGAAGGAGTTGGGGATAGCAGAAATTTCCACTTTCTTACACTACTTTGTAACTAGATACAG GTGGGAAGAAGTAGGAGGAGGTAAACTAATGAAATTCCCTAGAGTTGTGGCACCAAATGGACTGCACATAAGGGTCTCGCCTTACTAA